One stretch of Streptomyces sp. R21 DNA includes these proteins:
- a CDS encoding ATP-binding protein produces the protein MPVSEVLGILLDNARIHGRGTVRIAVRDLDGALAFDVSDVSDVSDVSDVSDEGAVAGEPAWLFDRGHSGGGQGAGIGLVLARDLAVPLGGRLSLTSAYPATFTLILPVDQDEAQGAPG, from the coding sequence GTGCCCGTGTCGGAGGTGCTCGGCATCCTGCTGGACAACGCCCGGATACACGGGCGCGGCACCGTCCGGATCGCTGTGCGGGACCTGGACGGTGCCCTCGCCTTCGACGTGAGCGACGTGAGCGACGTGAGCGACGTGAGCGACGTGAGCGACGAGGGCGCCGTGGCGGGCGAGCCGGCCTGGCTGTTCGACCGCGGGCACAGCGGGGGCGGACAGGGAGCGGGCATCGGCCTGGTTCTCGCCCGGGACCTGGCCGTCCCGCTCGGCGGCAGGCTCTCCCTGACCAGTGCTTACCCGGCCACCTTCACGCTGATCCTTCCCGTCGATCAGGACGAGGCGCAAGGGGCGCCTGGGTGA
- a CDS encoding VOC family protein translates to MLTNVMYVTLYVTDQDRALRFYTQQLGLEKRIDYRGPSGRFLTVGIPGSPLECVLWPHPAAAGQPAEAQPGATPGPVFLESDDLRKDFVILRDRGVQFDQSAPEDYPFGIRIEAIDPDGNRISLRQRGRTDGDNND, encoded by the coding sequence ATGCTGACCAACGTCATGTACGTGACGCTCTACGTCACCGACCAGGACCGCGCGCTGCGGTTCTACACCCAGCAGCTCGGACTGGAAAAGCGCATCGACTACCGAGGCCCCTCCGGACGCTTCCTCACCGTCGGCATCCCCGGCAGCCCCCTCGAGTGCGTCCTGTGGCCGCACCCGGCCGCCGCGGGACAGCCGGCCGAGGCGCAGCCCGGCGCCACGCCCGGCCCGGTCTTCCTGGAATCGGACGACCTGAGGAAGGACTTCGTCATACTGCGCGACCGCGGAGTGCAGTTCGACCAGAGCGCACCGGAGGACTACCCCTTCGGAATCCGCATCGAGGCAATCGACCCCGACGGCAACCGGATCTCACTGCGCCAGCGCGGCCGGACAGACGGCGACAACAACGACTGA